The Veillonellales bacterium genome includes the window CAGTCAGTTTGATCCGGAGATTGTGGATGCATTAAGCACAATTATCGCAGAGAAAAGTCAGGCACTGCTGCATTTGTCAGTGTAAAATTTTTGATAAAGTGAGGTGGATTTGCTATGTCAGTGGTAGTAATTGGCGGTGATTATCTGGGCAGTATTGAAAAGAACCTTTATTCCATGGGGGTTACCGAATTACAGCACATCACAGGAAGGAAAGCATTGGATAAAAGCAAGGTAAGTGTACCGAAGGGGACAGATTTTATT containing:
- a CDS encoding DUF2325 domain-containing protein; amino-acid sequence: MSVVVIGGDYLGSIEKNLYSMGVTELQHITGRKALDKSKVSVPKGTDFILVFTNYVNHATAQTVKEIAKSRAIPLVYAKRSWRAVEEKLKNSHLMDFC